A genomic window from Slackia heliotrinireducens DSM 20476 includes:
- a CDS encoding TOTE conflict system archaeo-eukaryotic primase domain-containing protein, protein MTHGISKYALINGAEASLIEAIPHALTNDAVCVFEDAAGKRRYVSKAEWVAGADEFIHYAAEKRLVTSESPTRDKIVLFKSLFKGREDVYAHGFVKREGGIGYAPNCANERTRRCPRWTKANPGVKCTDCPARQFIPVNDRAIVDHLKGDHDDLRDVMGLYVLTPDCKTWVLVADFDEGGWQRETALYCESCRQFGLFPAVERSRSGNGAHVWLFFEEPIDAELARSLGGVIITHAMDEAPGMTFESYDRFFPTQSTIPQGGFGNLIALPLQGRAQRQSNSVFVDERFDAFQDQWRFLSSVSKVSAQKVQEIVGSAADGPLGQLAFASAPSRKASVSAGREVSGLSEPATKPAPGTFPKTLDVTRANMLYVAKEGLSQNALNRIRRLAAFGNPEFYRAQAMHQSVYGKRRIVWCGEEDEAYIMLPRGCEQRLIRLLSEHGCVCHFDDKRTDGVPIGATFSGVLRDRQQQAVDALLRHESGILMAPTGFGKTVIGACIIGKLKMRTLVIVPKTNLIDQWKTRLEQFLVIEDNRPALLTKSGRPSRRKRPVIGQIGGGKNAPSGIVDIATFQSLSFKDDLGIPSAKPIVEDYGLVICDECHYGAAPNLELVMKNVTAKYVYGLSATPKRADGLERIIYMHCGPIRHKVDPKEQAAEQGFVRTLQPRFTRVRLASLEPGFSFNQVVDALCEHAARNDLIAEDAAGAVRAGRTPLVITKRKEHASELAKRLEEAGVTTYVLTGEGTAREKRDRIERVRNATGSDYAIVATGSYIGEGFDLPQLDTLMLASPYSHEGVITQYSGRLHRESEGKTDVIVYDYVDTSVPMLERMYKRRLKTYAKLGYTIKDATELQGPGARIVTAESWRMDFLADLSQASRRVVISTPYANPNLVDSMMADFKDALARGVEVEVVMRKAKSVASVELQTRISEGLSSAGCTVTVEDAPVTGVAIFDGKVSWYGTLPLLAFPKNDDCSLRVDSAEVAADLAGAVGIQSEHADIATG, encoded by the coding sequence ATGACCCACGGGATATCGAAATACGCGTTGATAAACGGTGCGGAAGCCTCACTCATCGAGGCTATTCCCCATGCCCTGACGAATGATGCGGTCTGCGTTTTCGAAGATGCAGCAGGCAAGCGTCGGTACGTCTCGAAGGCCGAGTGGGTTGCGGGGGCTGATGAGTTCATCCATTATGCGGCGGAAAAACGGCTGGTTACCTCAGAAAGTCCTACCAGGGACAAGATCGTCCTCTTCAAATCGCTGTTCAAGGGCCGCGAAGATGTGTACGCGCATGGCTTTGTCAAGCGAGAAGGCGGTATCGGCTATGCTCCGAACTGCGCCAATGAAAGAACGCGCCGATGCCCGCGATGGACGAAGGCCAACCCTGGCGTGAAGTGCACCGACTGCCCTGCGCGCCAGTTCATTCCCGTTAATGACCGGGCAATCGTTGACCATCTCAAAGGCGATCACGACGACCTGCGTGACGTGATGGGTCTTTATGTGCTGACGCCGGATTGCAAGACATGGGTGCTCGTGGCCGACTTCGACGAAGGCGGGTGGCAGCGCGAAACGGCGCTGTACTGCGAATCTTGTCGCCAGTTCGGTCTGTTTCCAGCAGTCGAACGCTCTCGTTCTGGAAACGGTGCGCACGTTTGGCTGTTCTTCGAAGAGCCCATCGACGCCGAGCTGGCCAGAAGCCTTGGAGGCGTAATCATCACGCACGCCATGGACGAAGCGCCAGGCATGACTTTCGAGTCGTACGACCGATTCTTCCCAACGCAATCCACCATTCCACAAGGCGGTTTCGGCAACCTGATTGCGTTGCCGTTGCAGGGTCGGGCGCAGCGACAGTCGAACTCCGTGTTCGTGGACGAGCGCTTCGACGCGTTTCAGGATCAGTGGCGGTTCTTGTCGTCCGTTTCGAAAGTGTCTGCCCAAAAGGTTCAGGAAATCGTCGGTTCCGCAGCTGACGGACCGTTAGGGCAGCTTGCTTTCGCAAGCGCTCCGTCTCGAAAGGCGAGTGTATCGGCGGGCCGCGAGGTCTCCGGTTTGTCGGAGCCCGCCACAAAGCCCGCACCTGGCACCTTCCCCAAAACCTTGGACGTGACCAGGGCGAACATGCTCTATGTGGCTAAAGAGGGTCTTTCCCAGAATGCGCTCAACAGAATCAGGCGTCTGGCTGCGTTTGGCAATCCCGAGTTCTATCGGGCGCAGGCCATGCATCAATCCGTTTATGGAAAGCGCCGAATCGTATGGTGCGGCGAAGAGGACGAGGCGTACATCATGCTGCCACGCGGATGCGAGCAAAGACTCATCAGATTGCTGAGCGAGCATGGGTGCGTATGCCATTTCGACGACAAGCGCACCGATGGCGTGCCGATTGGCGCGACGTTTTCCGGCGTTTTGCGCGACCGGCAGCAACAGGCGGTGGATGCGTTGCTGCGCCATGAGAGCGGCATCCTGATGGCCCCGACGGGTTTCGGGAAGACGGTGATCGGGGCATGCATCATCGGTAAGCTGAAGATGCGCACCCTGGTCATCGTCCCGAAAACGAACCTTATCGACCAGTGGAAAACACGGCTCGAACAGTTCTTGGTTATCGAGGACAATCGGCCTGCGCTGCTTACGAAATCAGGCCGCCCAAGCAGGAGGAAGCGACCCGTCATCGGTCAAATTGGTGGAGGGAAGAACGCGCCGAGCGGCATCGTGGACATTGCCACGTTCCAATCTCTTTCCTTTAAGGACGACTTGGGAATTCCGAGCGCAAAGCCCATCGTCGAGGATTACGGGCTCGTCATCTGCGACGAGTGCCATTATGGGGCCGCTCCCAACCTGGAATTGGTCATGAAGAACGTGACAGCCAAGTACGTCTATGGGCTGTCCGCCACCCCAAAAAGAGCTGACGGTCTGGAGCGCATCATCTATATGCATTGCGGTCCCATTCGGCATAAGGTCGACCCGAAGGAGCAGGCTGCCGAGCAGGGGTTCGTGCGCACCCTGCAGCCGCGATTCACCCGTGTGAGGCTGGCATCGCTGGAGCCTGGTTTTTCGTTCAACCAGGTCGTCGATGCGCTTTGCGAGCACGCCGCTCGAAACGACCTGATTGCGGAAGACGCGGCGGGTGCGGTGCGGGCTGGCCGAACGCCGCTTGTTATTACAAAACGTAAAGAACACGCGTCTGAACTCGCTAAACGTTTGGAAGAAGCCGGTGTTACGACCTATGTGCTTACGGGTGAGGGGACCGCACGGGAAAAGCGCGACCGAATCGAGCGGGTGCGTAATGCGACGGGCTCCGATTATGCGATTGTCGCGACTGGCAGCTATATCGGTGAAGGTTTCGACTTGCCCCAGCTCGACACGTTGATGCTAGCGTCGCCCTATTCCCATGAAGGGGTGATTACACAGTATTCAGGTCGTTTGCACCGTGAGAGCGAAGGCAAAACCGACGTGATTGTGTACGACTACGTCGACACCAGTGTGCCTATGCTTGAGCGCATGTACAAACGACGACTCAAGACCTATGCGAAGCTTGGATACACGATTAAGGATGCGACGGAGTTGCAAGGGCCTGGTGCCCGCATCGTGACGGCCGAGTCCTGGCGCATGGATTTTCTCGCGGACTTGTCCCAGGCGAGCAGGCGTGTCGTGATTTCGACGCCGTATGCGAATCCGAATCTAGTGGACTCCATGATGGCTGACTTTAAGGACGCGCTTGCCAGGGGCGTCGAAGTCGAGGTCGTGATGAGAAAGGCGAAGTCAGTTGCTTCTGTTGAGCTGCAGACGCGGATTTCGGAGGGACTTTCTTCCGCGGGGTGCACGGTCACCGTTGAGGATGCGCCAGTTACCGGCGTTGCCATTTTCGACGGCAAGGTGTCTTGGTATGGAACGCTGCCGTTGCTGGCCTTTCCCAAAAACGATGACTGCAGCTTGAGGGTCGACAGCGCCGAAGTCGCCGCCGACCTGGCAGGGGCCGTCGGAATCCAGTCGGAACATGCCGATATTGCGACGGGGTGA
- a CDS encoding FAD-dependent oxidoreductase encodes MDRVVVIGSGIAGCACAVRLAEAGVHVTLISPFPSERSQSVMAAGGINAVLENCEAGDSVAGHIDDTMRGGRGIAGRAAVGSLCEHASDVVEYLERIGTVFTLDKDGSLARRAFGGQTHRRTYYCGSSTGKQIVSALVMEVRRFEARGLIQRRLWSCFHSALIQDGRCHGAILFDEASGGLTMELADALVVATGGQNALFGKTTGSTQCDGYAAGKLFMQGVDLKNLEFIQYHPTTLETPQKRILVSEAVRGEGGRLFYLDGDERVYFMEEKYGERGNLMPRDVVSQQMAAVGRQVYLDATVLGKRVIDERLSEVRDVCRKYRGIDIAKEPIPVAPSVHFFMGGIAVDNSHETNVENLFAIGECASMYHGANRLGGNSLLSAIYSGWVAADAIAGCDSVRTAPDFSTLLSEESRKLARMCDASGTVPAARVRDVLTETMDRKMGVVRDGTALADGVADIDRCLSDVDKISYDPHVMMYMNYCLPGLLVLARAALACAEHRTESRGAHVRSDYPAARDDFAFASIVSYNEGEFKVWLDKDGRYER; translated from the coding sequence ATGGATAGGGTTGTTGTCATAGGAAGCGGCATTGCAGGGTGCGCGTGCGCCGTTCGTCTTGCCGAAGCAGGCGTGCATGTGACGCTCATTTCGCCGTTTCCCTCGGAACGTTCGCAGTCCGTCATGGCCGCCGGCGGGATCAACGCCGTGTTGGAAAACTGCGAGGCGGGCGACAGCGTTGCCGGCCACATCGACGACACCATGCGCGGCGGGCGCGGCATCGCGGGCCGGGCTGCGGTCGGGTCGCTGTGCGAGCATGCGTCCGACGTGGTCGAATACCTCGAGCGCATCGGAACGGTGTTCACGCTGGACAAGGATGGTTCGCTTGCGCGGCGCGCGTTCGGCGGCCAAACGCACAGGCGCACGTACTACTGCGGATCGTCGACGGGAAAGCAGATCGTGTCGGCGCTGGTGATGGAGGTCAGGCGCTTCGAGGCGCGCGGGCTTATCCAGCGCAGGCTCTGGAGCTGCTTCCATTCGGCCCTCATACAGGACGGCCGCTGCCACGGCGCCATCCTGTTCGACGAGGCGAGCGGCGGTTTGACAATGGAGCTTGCCGACGCGCTGGTCGTGGCGACGGGCGGGCAGAACGCGCTGTTCGGGAAGACGACCGGTTCCACCCAATGCGACGGGTATGCGGCAGGAAAACTCTTCATGCAGGGGGTCGACCTCAAGAACCTCGAATTCATCCAATACCACCCCACTACGCTCGAGACCCCGCAGAAGCGCATACTGGTTTCGGAGGCCGTGCGCGGCGAAGGCGGGCGGCTCTTCTATCTGGACGGCGACGAGCGCGTGTACTTTATGGAAGAGAAGTACGGCGAACGCGGCAACCTTATGCCGCGCGACGTTGTGAGCCAACAGATGGCTGCAGTCGGACGTCAGGTCTACCTCGATGCCACCGTGCTTGGCAAGCGCGTTATTGACGAGCGGTTGTCCGAGGTCAGAGACGTGTGCCGGAAGTATCGCGGCATCGACATCGCCAAAGAGCCCATTCCTGTGGCGCCGTCCGTTCACTTCTTCATGGGTGGCATCGCCGTCGACAACAGCCACGAGACGAACGTCGAGAACCTGTTCGCCATCGGCGAGTGCGCGTCGATGTACCATGGCGCCAACCGGCTGGGCGGCAACTCGCTGCTGTCCGCTATATACAGCGGCTGGGTGGCGGCAGATGCCATTGCGGGCTGCGATTCGGTCCGAACGGCGCCCGATTTCTCGACGTTGCTTTCCGAGGAGAGCCGAAAACTGGCGCGCATGTGCGATGCCTCGGGCACGGTTCCAGCCGCGCGCGTGCGCGACGTGCTCACGGAAACCATGGACCGGAAGATGGGCGTTGTACGCGACGGCACGGCGCTTGCAGACGGCGTGGCCGATATCGACCGGTGCCTTTCCGACGTGGACAAGATAAGCTACGACCCTCACGTCATGATGTACATGAATTACTGTTTACCAGGTCTTTTGGTGCTTGCGCGAGCGGCGCTTGCGTGCGCGGAACATCGTACGGAGAGCCGAGGGGCGCATGTGAGAAGCGACTATCCCGCCGCTCGGGACGATTTCGCGTTCGCGAGCATCGTTTCGTACAACGAAGGCGAGTTCAAGGTGTGGCTGGACAAGGACGGGCGCTATGAACGTTAG
- a CDS encoding transporter substrate-binding domain-containing protein — protein MTSHFCRSCGAPLAEDQPFCTKCGTPANAAPAGQTPSPETPAVCPNCGTPRNPMNRFCMQCGRPYDGATAAPAGKANPETTAPSGAQPTQFKRGIAIAIAAAAVVLVAAVVALALFVLGSGDEASEVDDAGKTKTESVETKDEAKTESDTGDAEGTVGGFGMGSSSAAPSASDENAFIVGFDGDYPPFGYQADPGEDGYLADNGQTYTGFDLDLAAEVCNRNGWTLKVQPIDWDSKDAMLESGEITCVWNGFTYDNYQTQYAWSDPYMYNLQVVVVRADSGIYSLSDLAGKNVVTQDYSFAFDLLEYDDSYTAIAATFNGGGIGTVGSYTEAFDQLEQGAVDAVVCDSGTALQAMADHPDAFMQQDETLYVEHYAIAFAPGQEGMAQTVSDTLREMDADGFVEELCAKYEGDVAYSDWCLRN, from the coding sequence ATGACCAGCCACTTCTGTCGAAGCTGCGGCGCGCCCCTCGCCGAGGACCAGCCGTTTTGCACCAAGTGCGGAACCCCCGCAAACGCAGCTCCAGCTGGGCAAACGCCTTCTCCCGAAACTCCGGCCGTCTGTCCGAACTGCGGCACGCCCCGCAATCCCATGAACAGATTCTGCATGCAGTGCGGACGTCCCTACGACGGCGCAACCGCAGCTCCAGCGGGAAAGGCGAATCCCGAAACCACCGCCCCATCAGGCGCTCAGCCGACGCAATTCAAACGCGGCATCGCCATAGCAATCGCCGCGGCGGCCGTGGTTCTGGTTGCTGCAGTCGTTGCGTTGGCCCTGTTCGTCCTGGGTTCGGGCGACGAGGCGTCCGAGGTCGACGACGCCGGCAAGACCAAAACCGAGTCCGTCGAAACGAAAGATGAGGCGAAAACTGAATCCGACACCGGAGATGCAGAAGGCACGGTGGGCGGTTTCGGAATGGGCAGTTCGAGCGCCGCGCCGAGCGCTTCGGATGAGAACGCCTTCATCGTCGGCTTCGACGGCGATTACCCGCCCTTCGGATACCAGGCCGACCCCGGCGAAGACGGGTACCTGGCCGACAACGGACAGACGTACACCGGTTTCGACCTGGACCTGGCCGCCGAGGTCTGCAACCGCAACGGCTGGACGCTGAAGGTTCAACCCATCGACTGGGACTCCAAGGACGCCATGCTTGAATCCGGCGAAATCACGTGCGTGTGGAACGGCTTCACCTACGATAACTACCAGACCCAGTACGCGTGGTCCGACCCGTATATGTACAACCTTCAGGTGGTTGTCGTGAGGGCAGATTCCGGCATCTACTCGCTGAGCGACCTGGCCGGCAAGAACGTCGTCACCCAGGATTACTCTTTCGCATTCGACTTGCTCGAGTACGACGACTCCTACACCGCCATTGCAGCCACCTTCAATGGCGGCGGTATCGGCACGGTAGGCTCGTACACCGAGGCGTTCGACCAGCTCGAGCAAGGCGCTGTCGATGCGGTCGTTTGCGACAGCGGCACTGCCCTGCAGGCGATGGCCGACCATCCGGATGCATTCATGCAGCAGGACGAGACGCTGTACGTCGAGCACTATGCCATTGCTTTCGCCCCAGGTCAGGAGGGTATGGCGCAAACCGTTTCCGACACGCTGAGGGAAATGGACGCAGACGGATTCGTCGAGGAGCTGTGCGCCAAATACGAAGGCGACGTCGCCTACTCCGATTGGTGCCTCCGCAACTAA
- a CDS encoding transglutaminase domain-containing protein: MLPEYVKFYHDKLPDWMRPIYERIYWSVRNQDEAVIVDDPERKLDIDQLLYLQECIYYDCPAFYYWRYAKATIFTFAKGNKHQIKLTYWYTPEKRAHFDRRLSAVVQRFLNDHIASGMTQYKRELAIHDYLVQTVTYDTEALAVNNDPTNPRHHDEIYSVLGALLKRKAVCAGISSGFKLLCDAARIKCFVVVGSSTHESDAGERHAWNMVKLDGETYHVDATWDIRDAGDIRMCYDYLNLTDGLIRFDHTWSSTIYPACTALEYNYYHRGRYFVTKLDRVGKYVRKHLAAGERYLAFKFANDAMAPDDAIAAEIKKGIRAARVSCTYDYYISQETHNIYLRIREI; encoded by the coding sequence ATGCTTCCAGAGTACGTAAAGTTCTATCATGACAAACTGCCTGATTGGATGCGCCCCATCTACGAGCGCATCTATTGGTCCGTGCGGAATCAGGACGAAGCCGTCATCGTGGACGACCCGGAGCGCAAGCTTGACATCGACCAGCTGCTTTACCTCCAGGAATGCATCTACTACGACTGCCCGGCGTTTTATTATTGGCGCTACGCCAAGGCCACGATCTTCACCTTTGCCAAGGGCAACAAGCACCAGATCAAGCTGACGTATTGGTACACGCCGGAGAAGCGCGCGCATTTCGACAGGCGGCTGAGCGCGGTTGTGCAGCGGTTCCTGAATGACCATATCGCATCCGGTATGACGCAATACAAGCGTGAACTGGCCATTCACGATTATCTGGTGCAGACCGTGACCTATGACACCGAGGCCTTGGCGGTCAACAACGACCCGACCAACCCTCGACATCACGACGAAATCTACAGCGTGCTTGGGGCGCTGCTTAAGCGGAAGGCGGTGTGCGCGGGCATATCCAGCGGGTTCAAACTGCTGTGCGACGCGGCGCGAATCAAATGCTTTGTGGTGGTGGGAAGCTCGACGCATGAGTCGGACGCGGGGGAGCGTCACGCCTGGAACATGGTCAAGCTCGACGGCGAGACGTATCACGTGGATGCCACTTGGGACATACGCGACGCGGGGGACATCCGCATGTGCTACGACTACCTGAATCTGACAGACGGCCTGATCCGGTTCGATCACACCTGGTCAAGTACCATTTATCCTGCTTGCACGGCGCTCGAGTACAACTATTACCACCGCGGGCGCTACTTCGTGACCAAGCTGGACCGGGTGGGGAAATACGTGCGGAAGCACCTCGCGGCGGGCGAACGGTACCTGGCTTTCAAATTCGCCAATGACGCCATGGCACCCGACGACGCGATTGCCGCCGAAATCAAGAAGGGCATCCGTGCGGCTCGCGTCTCGTGCACCTACGATTACTATATCTCTCAGGAGACGCATAACATCTACCTGCGCATACGTGAGATCTAG
- a CDS encoding DNA polymerase beta superfamily protein, producing the protein MDSMTTTILDELQTVEREHGVRVLAAIESGSRAWGFDSPDSDYDVRFVYVHPVENYLRLDQGRDTIEWKLDDVLDINGWDLAKFLRLVHASNPSAFEWLGSPIVYRESPEFAAVRQVAPTCFSPLASVHHYLGMAKTNAAALSGDAVKLKKYLYVMRALLAARWAVQKATPVPMLFEDLANALLEPEMRGVVAGMLAEKRVGDERELHARIPEVDAWIVCARADLEERCARVTALPKPNWDALDQVFVSIVMGER; encoded by the coding sequence ATGGACTCGATGACAACCACGATTCTCGACGAGCTTCAAACCGTCGAACGCGAACACGGCGTGCGGGTGCTTGCGGCCATCGAGTCGGGCAGCCGCGCATGGGGCTTCGACTCGCCGGACAGCGACTACGACGTGCGCTTCGTCTACGTGCATCCCGTCGAAAACTACCTGCGTTTGGACCAGGGCCGCGACACCATCGAGTGGAAGCTCGACGACGTGCTGGACATCAACGGCTGGGACCTGGCGAAATTCCTCCGCCTTGTGCACGCATCCAATCCATCGGCCTTCGAGTGGCTGGGTTCGCCCATCGTCTACCGCGAATCGCCCGAGTTCGCGGCGGTGCGTCAGGTGGCGCCGACGTGCTTCTCGCCGCTGGCCAGCGTGCACCACTACCTGGGCATGGCCAAAACCAACGCGGCGGCGCTTTCTGGGGACGCTGTCAAGTTGAAGAAGTATCTTTACGTCATGCGGGCGCTGCTTGCCGCGCGATGGGCCGTCCAAAAGGCCACGCCCGTGCCGATGCTGTTTGAGGATTTGGCGAATGCCCTGCTTGAGCCCGAGATGCGCGGCGTGGTCGCTGGCATGCTCGCCGAAAAACGTGTGGGTGACGAACGCGAGCTCCATGCGCGCATTCCCGAAGTGGATGCGTGGATCGTTTGCGCCCGCGCCGATCTGGAAGAGCGTTGCGCCCGGGTGACCGCCCTCCCGAAACCCAATTGGGATGCTCTTGACCAGGTGTTTGTCTCAATTGTGATGGGGGAGCGTTAG
- a CDS encoding TetR/AcrR family transcriptional regulator yields the protein MTNTKDLRYVRTEEAIRKAFMDLVGETPIASITASAVCRRAGISRNAFYLHHASVSDLYAAMVGELVNDVRTESLSSAERRASTGADDAFYESIVMSLARHENLLRALLPSDDGSLAKCLADGIEAAFIEAALHFGERGGSFEHQLHCAYAAWALVGFASRWIADTDRPLPEGLETFQELHESAVNASVRFLM from the coding sequence ATGACGAACACGAAGGACCTGCGCTACGTTCGCACCGAAGAGGCCATCCGAAAAGCCTTCATGGACCTGGTGGGCGAAACGCCGATTGCGTCGATTACGGCGAGCGCCGTTTGCCGCCGCGCAGGAATAAGCCGCAACGCGTTCTATCTGCACCACGCCAGCGTGTCAGACCTGTACGCCGCGATGGTCGGCGAGCTCGTGAACGACGTGCGCACCGAAAGCCTATCTTCGGCGGAGCGCCGAGCCAGCACGGGTGCCGACGACGCGTTTTACGAGTCGATCGTCATGTCGCTCGCCCGCCACGAGAACCTGCTGCGCGCCCTGCTGCCTTCCGACGACGGCTCGCTCGCAAAATGCCTGGCAGATGGCATAGAAGCCGCATTTATCGAAGCGGCTCTGCATTTTGGCGAGCGCGGAGGCAGCTTCGAGCATCAACTGCACTGTGCCTATGCCGCCTGGGCGCTGGTGGGGTTCGCCTCCCGATGGATCGCAGACACCGACCGTCCTCTTCCGGAAGGCCTCGAGACATTCCAGGAGCTCCACGAAAGCGCCGTGAACGCATCGGTCCGCTTCCTCATGTAG
- a CDS encoding succinate dehydrogenase/fumarate reductase iron-sulfur subunit — translation MNVRVLRQLGPGTPPYWESFDMDVSGDMTVAALLDRINTSNDVVDDQGNPITNIGWECSCLQGVCGGCAMVVNGEPVLACEVHLRDLKGSGIEIRPLRKFPVIHDLVVDRTSIHENLKRSNVYIESYDPGDATRRAKAAQDRQHQYDIGKCLKCGLCLEVCPNYTSGEHFFGALFANDCYMVASRNKAKAGEMQALYDRHFGRDCSKSLSCMDVCPAGIATIASMARMNR, via the coding sequence ATGAACGTTAGGGTATTGAGGCAGCTTGGGCCGGGCACCCCTCCATACTGGGAAAGCTTCGACATGGACGTTTCGGGCGACATGACCGTAGCGGCGCTGCTCGATCGCATCAACACCAGCAACGACGTGGTTGACGACCAGGGCAACCCGATCACGAACATCGGGTGGGAGTGCTCGTGTCTGCAGGGCGTGTGCGGCGGGTGCGCCATGGTGGTGAACGGCGAGCCCGTGCTGGCGTGCGAGGTTCACCTGCGCGATCTGAAGGGCAGCGGCATCGAGATCCGCCCGTTGCGGAAGTTCCCCGTGATACACGACCTGGTTGTGGACAGAACGTCGATCCACGAGAACCTTAAGCGCTCCAACGTGTACATCGAGTCGTACGACCCCGGCGACGCAACCAGGCGCGCAAAGGCGGCGCAGGACCGGCAGCACCAGTACGATATTGGGAAATGCCTGAAGTGCGGGCTGTGCCTGGAGGTTTGCCCGAACTACACGAGCGGCGAGCATTTCTTCGGCGCGCTGTTCGCGAACGACTGCTACATGGTGGCCTCGCGCAACAAGGCCAAGGCGGGCGAGATGCAGGCGCTTTACGACCGTCATTTCGGGCGGGACTGCTCCAAGTCCCTTTCCTGCATGGACGTGTGCCCAGCGGGCATCGCGACAATCGCATCGATGGCCCGTATGAACCGCTGA
- a CDS encoding NAD(P)H-dependent flavin oxidoreductase has translation MSRVCEILGIEKPVVHAPMLWLTSPELVAAVSNAGGLGVIGVGAGSTEPEATREATNEAFRTAVRRVKELTDRPFGVNLMTAASDPNGHNADTIAIMKEEGVAVVVLVGDVFADGEIAALKADGFKVVARQLNPTVAGAKRLEELGADAIVATGCDEGGVMPAGATGTMAMVALMSEAVDIPVLAAGGIVNEKFARASAVLGAEGAFAGTRFILSEECRAAQATKQDLLDASADDMVTITVWGGGGRWRTTPTAKAVAAAQANMAGDLNPDQGDYRKSELLGQLDEGINSASSVVSLVKSIDSCSDIVADLARGYE, from the coding sequence ATGAGCAGGGTATGCGAGATTCTGGGAATCGAGAAACCGGTGGTCCATGCCCCGATGCTGTGGCTGACCAGCCCTGAACTGGTTGCCGCTGTAAGCAATGCGGGCGGTTTGGGTGTAATCGGCGTCGGCGCGGGATCTACCGAGCCCGAGGCTACGCGCGAAGCCACAAACGAGGCGTTCCGCACGGCCGTGCGCCGCGTGAAGGAGCTGACGGACAGGCCCTTCGGTGTGAACCTGATGACCGCGGCGTCCGACCCCAACGGCCACAATGCCGACACTATCGCCATCATGAAGGAGGAGGGCGTGGCTGTGGTCGTGCTCGTGGGCGACGTGTTCGCCGACGGTGAGATTGCCGCGCTCAAGGCCGACGGCTTCAAAGTGGTTGCACGCCAGCTCAACCCCACGGTTGCGGGTGCCAAGCGTCTTGAGGAGCTGGGCGCGGATGCCATAGTGGCCACGGGCTGCGACGAGGGCGGTGTCATGCCGGCCGGCGCGACGGGCACCATGGCGATGGTGGCCCTCATGTCCGAGGCCGTGGACATTCCCGTTCTGGCAGCGGGCGGCATCGTCAACGAGAAATTCGCCCGTGCCTCCGCCGTGCTGGGTGCCGAGGGCGCTTTCGCCGGCACGCGTTTCATCCTGTCCGAGGAGTGCCGCGCAGCGCAGGCCACCAAGCAGGACCTTCTGGACGCTTCGGCCGACGACATGGTGACGATCACCGTTTGGGGCGGCGGCGGACGCTGGCGCACCACTCCCACGGCCAAGGCCGTTGCGGCCGCGCAGGCCAACATGGCTGGCGATCTCAACCCTGACCAGGGAGATTACCGCAAGAGCGAGCTTTTGGGCCAGCTCGACGAGGGCATCAACTCCGCGAGCAGCGTCGTCTCCCTGGTGAAGAGCATCGACTCCTGCTCCGACATCGTGGCCGACCTCGCCCGTGGCTACGAATAG
- a CDS encoding ferritin-like domain-containing protein, with the protein MADKQAEIQALQAIVTGLSSQSFSHRIQGLVFGSKGLAALADKYAEHAEEEMTWVEKFANRILDLGGDIKIEATPEVKVYDDIVEYLKNEKKVSEEGIAQVSEMMPVFASDFVAYEDVKAYLIDEDADLQETNQDLELIELIGVQNWLVQKLNGTAASTTAE; encoded by the coding sequence ATGGCAGACAAGCAAGCAGAGATCCAGGCATTGCAGGCAATCGTGACAGGGCTTTCCAGCCAGAGCTTCAGCCACCGCATCCAGGGCCTGGTGTTCGGGTCCAAGGGTCTGGCGGCGCTGGCGGACAAGTACGCCGAGCACGCCGAAGAGGAAATGACCTGGGTCGAGAAGTTCGCCAACCGCATTCTGGACCTCGGCGGCGACATCAAGATCGAGGCCACGCCCGAGGTGAAGGTGTACGACGACATCGTCGAGTACCTGAAGAACGAGAAGAAGGTGTCCGAGGAAGGCATCGCCCAGGTCAGCGAGATGATGCCCGTGTTCGCGAGCGACTTCGTGGCGTACGAGGACGTGAAGGCCTACCTGATCGACGAGGACGCCGACCTGCAGGAAACCAACCAGGACCTGGAGCTCATCGAGCTGATTGGCGTGCAGAACTGGCTGGTGCAGAAGCTCAACGGCACCGCTGCTTCCACCACCGCCGAATAG